Proteins encoded within one genomic window of Drosophila willistoni isolate 14030-0811.24 chromosome XL unlocalized genomic scaffold, UCI_dwil_1.1 Seg141, whole genome shotgun sequence:
- the LOC6648557 gene encoding dual specificity mitogen-activated protein kinase kinase hemipterous, with translation MSTTIEFETIGNRLQSLEAALQAQNESHEQIVLTNARGARIPPLPPMPLPMSQTGAAGLATGPSLSSSASTSTGALISAKPTTAAGSIVPPSVKNVNTCIASRPAPAIPVPNTNASAASSFTGLIPGNFVPPSRSLRPTPNLPISEMGSYQKRRMMLPLPTQAHPSETETDKKLKVIMNQTGKLNIDGRQYPTDINDLQHLGDLGNGTSGNVVKMRHLSSKTIIAVKQMRRTGNAEENKRILMDLDVVLKSHDCKYIVKCLGCFVRDPDVWICMELMSMCFDKLLKLSKKPVPECILGKVTVATVNALSYLKDKHGVIHRDVKPSNILIDERGNIKLCDFGISGRLVDSKANTRSAGCAAYMAPERIDPKKPKYDIRADVWSLGITLVELATARSPYEGCNTDFEVLTKVLDSEPPCLPRGEGFNFSEEFHVFVNKCLTKNHQDRPKYPELLAQKFITFYETEDVDVPYWFQNVVDTAGRRLRSNGGDHSTMMRTTGTGNGTGLESATGATHKYGRGGAITSPTTNPNPQKTIKPTQIPSYQQQQQQHQPSQYFIQSSIQQLPQQQQQQQQQHQQHQQQQSTASEGTNFRSSSSSSGNSPLSPSGGSGSSDIPKLYRKSPFMQRKLSNNTVGTHYSSKYNDGSPKKESMFSSIGQSILRNLTTSPFSQKKHNNPLPASRQMETNLTTTTSPTMTMPTWRLPADNDSCDSSSKNGLASSPTAERIEMLPQSPPTATISPGSQQSQQPQQQRLQPGNQSPIVLQRFYHQQNQLREKEAAERYQRQPAAGAGSVAPPTQSQPPPPPLVIGSTNPFHSNYVAPASSIHSNSSQSSTQSTCSQIAITTSPQPANQPPAAAAGHFGVGHMTEQLQYQPLPTTTTAAATTTTNAASTTSELCNSPAAADLHQIDLLIGSGSGSGSGSLMGSKLSKLYARRQLLGQSCSTSSGATSNSSSSSLDGKDHHMLYSHNHGHTNHDAGWFNTLAGAMKRQFATYVKTQLNSTVTSPVAEQQQQQQQPPPQTYRNIINGNNGSGSGSGSGSGSGSKSYYYRTLSAASSSSNTSQSTSPTTEPIAGSSGGFLRRYINNTSGTGSISTPPSPHILAGLDRRHRSPDPPPRYNRGQSPLLLRKNLLELSGQTQGSPLMQRRYVSASPPLLPPPRRGSESVPGSPQHFRTRIHYTPEPQRRIYRTIDQ, from the exons atGTCAACAACAATTGAATTCGAGACAATTGGAAATCGTCTGCAATCCCTGGAGGCTGCTCTCCAGGCTCAAAACGAATCCCATGAACAAATCGTTTTAACCAATGCCCGAGGAGCGCGTATACCCCCCCTGCCACCCATGCCCTTGCCAATGTCACAAACTGGAGCTGCTGGGTTGGCTACCGGtccatcattatcatcatcagcatcaacatcaacaggAGCACTGATATCGgcaaaaccaacaacagcTGCTGGCTCAATTGTACCTCCCTCCGTCAAGAATGTCAACACCTGCATAGCATCTAGGCCAGCGCCAGCAATTCCTGTTCCTAACACCAATGCCTCCGCCGCTTCCAGTTTTACAGGCCTCATCCCTGGTAACTTTGTCCCGCCTTCAAGGAGTTTGCGCCCAACGCCAAATTTGCCCATAT CCGAGATGGGTTCCTATCAAAAGCGTCGCATGATGCTGCCACTGCCCACACAGGCGCATCCGTCCGAAACGGAAACGGACAAAAAACTGAAAGTGATAATGAACCAAACGGGCAAACTGAATATCGATGGACGTCAGTATCCCACGGATATTAATGATCTGCAACATTTGGGTGATTTGGGCAATGGAACGAGCGGCAATGTGGTAAAAATGAGGCATTTGTCTAGTAAAACAATTATTGCGGTCAAACAAATGCGTCGCACCGGGAATGCGGAGGAGAACAAACGCATTCTAATGGATTTGGATGTGGTACTAAAGTCGCACGATTGTAAATATATTGTAAAATGTCTGGGTTGCTTTGTACGCGATCCAgatgtatggatatgtatggAATTGATGTCCATGTGTTTTGACAAATTGCTCAAGTTGTCCAAGAAGCCAGTGCCCGAGTGTATACTGGGCAAGGTGACAGTGGCG ACGGTGAATGCCCTCTCATATCTAAAGGATAAGCATGGTGTTATCCATCGCGATGTGAAACCATCTAACATACTGATCGATGAACGTGGTAATATAAAGCTTTGCGATTTTGGTATTAGCGGTCGTCTAGTGGATTCCAAAGCCAATACACGATCGGCCGGCTGTGCAGCCTATATGGCG CCTGAACGTATTGATCCAAAGAAGCCCAAATATGATATACGCGCCGATGTATGGTCATTAGGCATAACCCTGGTTGAGTTGGCCACAGCGCGCTCACCATATGAAGGCTGTAATACTGATTTTGAGGTGCTGACCAAAGTGCTAGATTCAGAGCCACCATGTTTGCCGCGTGGTGAGGGCTTCAATTTCAGTGAGGAGTTTCATGTTTTTGTCAATAAGTG CCTCACAAAGAATCATCAGGATCGTCCCAAATATCCGGAACTGCTGGCCCAGAAATTTATAACGTTCTATGAAACGGAAGATGTTGATGTCCCTTATTGGTTTCAAAATGTTGTAGACACTGCCGGACGGCGTCTGCGTTCAAATGGCGGTGATCATTCAACAATGATGAG AACAACTGGAACTGGAAATGGAACTGGTCTAGAATCAGCAACAGGAGCCACACACAAATATGGGAGAGGAGGAGCAATCACAAGTCCCACAACAAATCCAAATCCACAAAAGACAATAAAACCCACGCAAATACCAAGctatcagcagcaacagcaacagcaccaGCCATCGCAGTATTTTATACAATCATCCATACAACAACTacctcaacaacaacaacaacaacaacagcaacatcagcaacatcagcaacagcaatcaACAGCATCAGAAGGAACTAATTTTCGTAGCAGCAGTAGTAGTAGCGGAAATAGCCCCTTATCACCATCAGGTGGATCTGGATCTAGTGATATACCAAAACTTTATCGCAAATCTCCATTTATGCAGCGTAAACTGAGCAATAATACGGTTGGAACACATTATAGTAGTAAATATAACGACGGTAGCCCCAAAAAGGAGTCCATGTTTAGCAGCATAG GCCAATCGATTTTACGTAATTTGACCACATCGCCCTTTagccaaaagaaacataaTAATCCACTGCCAGCAAGTCGACAAATGGAGACAAATTTAACCACAACTACAAGCCCGACAATGACGATGCCAACATGGCGTCTGCCAGCCGATAACGATAGCTGTGATAGTAGTAGTAAAAACGGTTTAGCTTCTTCACCCACGGCAGAGCGCATAGAGATGCTGCCGCAATCGCCACCAACAGCAACGATCAGTCCCGGCAGTCAACAGTCACAGCAACCACAGCAGCAGCGTCTCCAGCCGGGCAATCAGAGTCCCATAG TTCTGCAACGTTTCTACCATCAACAGAATCAACTGCGCGAAAAGGAGGCTGCTGAAAGGTATCAACGTCAgccagcagcaggagcaggatCAGTAGCACCACCAACACAATcacaaccaccaccaccaccattagTGATCGGCAGTACAAATCCATTTCATAGCAATTATGTGGCTCCCGCATCTTCTATACACTCCAATTCTAGTCAATCATCGACACAATCGACTTGCTCTCAAATAGCAATAACAACTTCACCGCAACCTGCTAATCAACCACCAGCTGCAGCAGCTGGACATTTTGGTGTTGGTCATATGACCGAACAGTTGCAATATCAACCTTtacccacaacaacaacagcagcagcaaccacaacaacaaacgcTGCATCAACAACATCGGAGCTATGTAATtcaccagcagcagctgaTCTACATCAAATTGATTTGTTAATTGGTTCCGGTTCTGGTTCTGGTTCTGGATCTCTAATGGGCAGCAAATTGAGCAAATTGTATGCACGACGGCAGTTGCTGGGTCAGAGCTGCTCTACCAGCAGTGGAGCGACaagcaatagcagcagcagtagcctTGATGGCAAGGATCATCATATGCTATATAGCCATAACCATGGCCATACCAATCATGATGCGG GGTGGTTCAACACATTGGCAGGTGCCATGAAGCGACAGTTTGCCACCTATGTTAAAACCCAATTGAATTCCACAGTCACATCGCCGGTGgcagagcagcagcagcagcagcaacaaccgcCGCCTCAAACCTATAGGAACATTATTAATGGGAATaatggcagtggcagtggcagtggcagtggcagtggcagtggcagtaaATCCTATTACTATCGTACTCTATCCGCAGCCAGCAGTAGTAGTAATACCAGCCAAAGTACATCACCCACAACAGAACCAATAGCCGGCAGTAGCGGTGGATTCCTTCGTCGGTATATAAACAATACATCGGGTACGGGTAGCATTAGCACACCACCCAGTCCTCATATATTAGCCGGTCTGGATCGGAGACATCGAAGTCCAGATCCCCCTCCACGCTATAATCGTGGACAATCACCGCTTTTGTTGCGTAAAAATCTACTCGAACTAAGTGGTCAGACACAGGGTTCGCCGCTTATGCAAAGACG TTATGTGTCTGCTTCGCCACCATTGCTACCGCCTCCGCGTCGTGGTTCGGAGAGTGTGCCAGGATCACCGCAACATTTTCGTACTCGCATCCATTATACACCTGAGCCACAGCGACGCATATATCGCACCATAGATCAATGA